One segment of Aquimarina sp. BL5 DNA contains the following:
- the rnr gene encoding ribonuclease R: MKRKRRRGKKSPKIENITQGILKILKSEPNQSFNYKQIAAKFGVDDPSSRNQIIKKLSQLAAKKEIEEIGRGKFKIVPNINTYSGRLDITSKGSGYVIVTDLEDDIFIPNNNLNKALHGDEVEVYVYKRKRRGKSEGEITRIISRKKEEFVGVIEIQKNYAFVNMQDGKMYTDIFVPKNKIKDAEDGDKVLVKLEDWPEKADSPFGKVIKVLGKPGEHNTEIHSILAQYGLPYEFPVEVETYANEIDTSIQESEIKNRRDMRKTLTFTIDPKDAKDFDDALSFEVLENGNYEIGIHIADVSHYVKPGTILDEEAYERATSVYLVDRVVPMLPEVLSNNACSLRPHEEKYTFSAVFELNNKAEIKNQWFGRTVTYSDARFAYEEAQHIIETRENTIPNEISLTGKEYKADQKIADAVLKLDELAKIMRAKRMGQGAISFDKVEVKFNLNEENNPVGVFFKTSKDANKLIEEFMLLANKKVAEFIGKQNPKKTFIYRVHDEPNDEKLAALQNVIGRFGYKLDLRDRKTTTNSLNGLLRDVQGKKEQNLVDTLAIRSMSKAEYTTHNIGHYGLAFDYYSHFTSPIRRYPDVMAHRLLQHYLDSGKSASEEEYEERCNHSSSMENLAASAERDSIKYMQIKFMKDHEEEEFLGVISGVTEWGIYVEIISNKCEGMIRLKDMSDDHYVFDQDEYAVIGQNSKKVYQLGDEVYVKVKNADLIKRHLDFTLLGSKQELE, encoded by the coding sequence ATGAAAAGAAAAAGAAGAAGAGGAAAAAAGTCTCCGAAAATAGAAAATATCACCCAAGGAATACTCAAAATACTTAAATCAGAACCAAACCAATCTTTTAACTATAAACAAATTGCTGCTAAGTTTGGTGTAGACGACCCTAGTAGTCGGAATCAGATAATTAAGAAATTATCACAGCTTGCAGCAAAAAAAGAAATAGAAGAGATAGGTAGAGGAAAATTTAAAATTGTACCTAATATTAATACATATTCTGGAAGATTGGATATTACATCTAAAGGTTCTGGATACGTGATAGTTACCGATCTGGAAGATGACATTTTTATACCAAATAATAATCTTAATAAAGCGCTACATGGAGATGAAGTTGAAGTATATGTATACAAACGTAAGCGCAGAGGTAAGAGTGAGGGAGAGATCACAAGAATTATTTCTAGAAAGAAAGAGGAGTTTGTAGGAGTAATCGAAATACAGAAGAATTATGCATTTGTAAATATGCAGGACGGTAAGATGTATACAGATATTTTCGTTCCGAAAAATAAAATAAAAGATGCAGAAGATGGTGATAAGGTATTGGTCAAACTAGAAGATTGGCCTGAAAAAGCAGATTCCCCATTCGGAAAAGTGATAAAAGTTCTTGGTAAACCAGGAGAGCATAATACAGAAATTCATTCCATATTAGCACAATACGGTTTACCATACGAATTTCCGGTAGAAGTAGAAACGTATGCAAATGAAATAGATACTTCTATTCAGGAATCAGAGATTAAAAATCGTAGAGATATGCGCAAAACGCTAACCTTTACTATTGATCCAAAAGACGCTAAAGACTTTGATGATGCACTATCATTTGAGGTTTTAGAAAATGGTAATTATGAAATTGGAATTCATATTGCGGATGTATCACATTATGTAAAGCCAGGAACAATTCTGGATGAAGAAGCCTATGAAAGAGCAACTTCTGTGTATTTAGTAGATAGAGTAGTGCCTATGCTTCCAGAAGTTTTATCAAATAATGCTTGTTCTTTACGACCACACGAAGAAAAGTATACATTTTCTGCTGTTTTTGAACTAAATAACAAAGCTGAAATTAAAAACCAATGGTTTGGTAGGACAGTTACCTATTCTGATGCCCGTTTTGCTTATGAAGAAGCACAACATATCATAGAAACTAGGGAAAATACTATTCCTAATGAAATTTCTCTTACGGGAAAAGAGTATAAAGCAGATCAAAAAATAGCGGATGCAGTTCTGAAATTGGATGAACTAGCTAAGATTATGCGTGCGAAACGAATGGGTCAAGGTGCTATTTCTTTTGATAAAGTAGAAGTAAAATTTAATCTAAATGAAGAAAACAATCCGGTAGGAGTGTTTTTTAAGACTTCTAAGGATGCAAATAAGCTTATTGAAGAGTTTATGTTACTTGCTAATAAAAAGGTCGCAGAGTTCATTGGAAAGCAAAATCCAAAGAAAACATTTATATACAGAGTTCACGATGAACCTAATGACGAAAAGTTGGCAGCTTTACAAAACGTTATAGGACGATTTGGTTATAAACTGGATTTAAGAGATCGTAAGACTACGACTAATTCACTAAATGGATTATTAAGAGATGTTCAAGGAAAGAAAGAACAAAATCTTGTAGATACATTAGCCATTAGAAGTATGAGTAAAGCAGAATACACTACTCATAATATTGGACACTACGGACTAGCTTTTGATTATTATTCTCACTTTACTTCTCCTATACGAAGGTATCCGGATGTTATGGCACATCGTTTGCTACAACATTATTTGGATAGTGGAAAATCTGCCTCAGAAGAGGAATATGAAGAACGATGCAATCATAGTAGTTCTATGGAAAATCTGGCTGCAAGTGCAGAAAGAGATTCTATAAAATACATGCAGATTAAATTTATGAAGGATCATGAAGAGGAAGAATTCTTAGGAGTAATCTCTGGTGTAACAGAATGGGGTATTTACGTAGAGATTATTAGTAATAAATGCGAAGGAATGATCCGTCTTAAGGATATGAGTGATGATCATTATGTATTTGATCAGGACGAATATGCAGTGATTGGTCAAAATTCTAAAAAAGTATATCAGTTAGGGGATGAGGTATATGTAAAAGTAAAAAATGCAGATCTTATTAAAAGACATTTAGACTTTACTTTACTAGGTAGCAAACAAGAATTAGAATAA
- a CDS encoding GNAT family N-acetyltransferase yields the protein MEFRIKRFDELELIELYKILRLRAEVFVVEQDCVYQDIDNKDQKALHVIGYKNDEVVAYTRIFNTGDYFENASIGRVVVSENARKYGYGHNLIKKSIEGIQEEFQTDQIKISAQCYLEKFYKKHGFKQIGEEYLEDGIPHIAMIRS from the coding sequence ATTGAATTTAGAATTAAGCGTTTTGACGAGTTAGAGCTTATAGAGCTGTATAAAATTTTGCGCTTACGTGCTGAAGTTTTTGTGGTAGAACAAGATTGCGTTTATCAAGATATTGATAATAAAGATCAAAAAGCCCTTCATGTGATAGGATACAAAAATGATGAAGTTGTAGCTTATACAAGAATATTTAATACTGGGGATTATTTTGAAAATGCCAGTATTGGTAGAGTAGTAGTATCAGAAAATGCCAGAAAATATGGCTACGGACATAATCTGATAAAGAAAAGTATTGAAGGGATACAAGAAGAATTCCAAACAGATCAGATCAAAATATCAGCGCAATGTTATCTTGAGAAATTTTATAAAAAACACGGATTTAAACAAATAGGAGAAGAATATCTGGAAGATGGTATTCCACACATAGCAATGATTAGGTCTTAA
- the rpiB gene encoding ribose 5-phosphate isomerase B produces MKIAIGNDHAGTEYKFGIITYLKTQGIEVINYGTDENSSVDYPDFVHPVAKDVDTNNVDFGILICGSGNGVSMTANKYKNVRAGLCWTKEITELTRQHNNANIISIPARFTSLPQAIEMVKTFLETEFEGGRHQNRVNKISMC; encoded by the coding sequence GTGAAAATAGCTATTGGAAATGATCACGCGGGAACCGAATACAAATTTGGAATAATAACATATTTAAAAACTCAAGGAATAGAGGTTATAAATTATGGTACGGATGAAAATAGCAGTGTAGATTATCCGGATTTTGTTCATCCTGTAGCAAAAGATGTAGATACTAATAATGTAGATTTTGGAATACTTATTTGTGGTAGTGGAAACGGTGTTTCAATGACAGCAAATAAATATAAAAATGTTCGTGCTGGTTTATGTTGGACAAAAGAAATAACTGAATTAACTAGACAACATAATAATGCTAATATTATAAGTATTCCGGCAAGGTTTACATCCTTACCACAAGCTATTGAAATGGTCAAAACTTTTTTAGAAACAGAATTCGAAGGAGGAAGACATCAGAATAGAGTAAATAAGATCTCTATGTGTTAA
- a CDS encoding glutamine--tRNA ligase/YqeY domain fusion protein: MTEEKKSLNFLEHIVEEDLANGMNPEDLRFRFPPEPNGYLHIGHTKAIGISFGLGLTYNAPVNLRFDDTNPAKEEQEYVDAIKEDISWLGYQWDKECYSSDYFQQLYDWTVALIKEGKAYVDSQSSEEIAEQKGTTTEPGVNSPYRDRSVEENLDLFQRMKAGEFDEGEHVVRAKIDMEDPNMLMRDPLMYRILKKSHHRTGDTWCIYPMYDWTHGESDYIENISHSLCSLEFKPHRKLYDWFLDQIYSDNIRPKQREFARLNLSYTIMSKRKLLRLVNDGIVKGWDDPRMPTISGLRRRGYTPGSIRKFVETVGVAKRENVIDVSLLEFCVREDLNKIAPRVMSVLDPVKLVITNYPDETEEWLEAENNPEDDTAGSRQVPFSKELYIEREDFKEDAGRKYFRLTLGKEVRLKNAYIIKGESVVKDNDGNIIEIHCTYDSKSRSGSGTEESKRNVKGTLHWVSIKHAIPSEIRLYDRLFNDEAPDSHKEKDFMEFLNPDSLKVITGYVEPSLKDAKLLEQFQFQRLGYFNVDPDSTSDALVFNKTVGLRDTWAKVKPAKNTQSNNSKPQENKQREVPAIDEIKRAGKKYTNLPEEKREALKTKILEAAKKVEIDELVPLYGTAAKKIGTRIVITLALGVVLETKGIQPDQLAKDFIVKGKEDTNELLSKEASEIASKFSI, encoded by the coding sequence ATGACAGAAGAAAAAAAATCACTCAATTTTTTAGAGCATATTGTAGAAGAAGATTTGGCAAATGGAATGAATCCGGAGGATTTACGTTTTCGTTTTCCTCCAGAGCCTAATGGATATTTACATATTGGTCATACCAAGGCAATAGGTATTAGTTTTGGATTAGGTCTTACGTATAACGCACCGGTAAACCTGCGTTTTGATGATACAAATCCAGCAAAAGAAGAACAGGAGTATGTAGATGCCATTAAAGAAGATATTTCGTGGTTAGGATATCAATGGGATAAGGAGTGTTACTCTTCTGATTACTTTCAGCAATTATATGATTGGACAGTTGCGTTAATTAAAGAAGGAAAAGCATATGTAGATAGCCAATCTTCTGAAGAAATTGCCGAACAAAAAGGAACTACTACTGAACCCGGAGTGAATAGTCCTTACAGAGATAGATCTGTAGAAGAGAATCTTGATTTATTTCAGAGAATGAAAGCAGGTGAATTTGACGAAGGTGAACATGTAGTTAGAGCCAAGATTGATATGGAGGATCCTAACATGTTGATGCGTGATCCGTTGATGTATAGAATATTAAAAAAGTCCCATCATAGAACTGGTGATACGTGGTGTATATATCCTATGTACGATTGGACTCATGGGGAAAGTGACTATATAGAAAATATTTCTCATTCTTTATGTTCATTAGAATTTAAACCACATAGAAAGTTATATGATTGGTTTTTAGATCAAATTTATAGTGATAATATAAGACCAAAACAAAGAGAATTTGCACGTCTTAACCTAAGTTATACGATTATGAGTAAGCGTAAATTGCTTAGATTGGTTAACGACGGTATCGTGAAAGGTTGGGACGATCCTAGGATGCCAACTATTTCTGGTTTAAGAAGAAGAGGTTATACACCTGGATCAATAAGAAAATTCGTAGAAACCGTAGGTGTAGCGAAAAGAGAAAACGTTATTGATGTTTCATTATTAGAGTTTTGCGTTCGTGAAGATCTTAATAAAATAGCACCTAGAGTAATGTCAGTTTTAGATCCGGTAAAATTAGTAATTACTAATTATCCTGATGAAACAGAGGAGTGGTTAGAGGCAGAAAACAATCCAGAAGATGATACTGCTGGCTCTAGACAAGTTCCTTTTTCTAAAGAATTATACATTGAAAGAGAAGATTTTAAAGAAGATGCGGGACGTAAGTATTTTAGATTAACACTTGGTAAAGAAGTTCGTCTTAAAAATGCATATATTATCAAAGGAGAAAGTGTTGTAAAAGATAACGATGGTAATATTATAGAAATCCATTGTACATATGATTCTAAAAGTAGATCTGGTAGCGGTACTGAGGAATCCAAGCGTAATGTAAAAGGAACATTACATTGGGTATCTATAAAACACGCAATTCCTTCAGAAATAAGATTGTATGATCGTTTATTTAATGATGAGGCCCCAGATAGTCATAAAGAGAAAGATTTTATGGAATTCCTAAATCCTGATTCGCTAAAGGTGATTACAGGATATGTAGAACCTAGTCTTAAAGATGCAAAATTATTAGAACAATTTCAGTTTCAAAGATTAGGATATTTTAATGTGGATCCTGATAGTACATCTGATGCTTTGGTATTTAATAAAACAGTTGGTTTACGTGATACATGGGCTAAAGTTAAACCTGCTAAGAATACTCAATCTAATAATAGTAAACCACAGGAAAATAAGCAAAGAGAAGTACCAGCAATTGATGAAATTAAAAGAGCAGGGAAGAAGTATACTAATTTGCCAGAAGAGAAAAGAGAGGCTCTTAAAACAAAGATTTTAGAAGCTGCAAAGAAAGTAGAGATAGATGAACTAGTACCATTATACGGTACTGCTGCTAAAAAAATAGGAACACGAATTGTAATTACCTTAGCATTAGGAGTTGTTTTAGAAACAAAAGGTATACAACCAGATCAGTTAGCTAAGGATTTTATTGTAAAAGGAAAAGAAGATACTAATGAATTATTAAGTAAGGAAGCATCAGAGATAGCCTCTAAGTTTTCCATATAG
- a CDS encoding cation diffusion facilitator family transporter: MVKTHAHNHHTHSHPKLRGRNLLVSILLNIVITVAQVIGGIVSGSLSLLSDALHNFSDVLSLIVSFFANRLAKKEASIQRTFGFKRAEIMAAFINASTLIVVAIFLVVEAIERLQNPQEITTQTVIILSSVAIVGNGISVLLLKKDSKVNMNMRSAYLHLITDMMASVAVLLGGLLMKFYQIFWIDSLLTFIIAIYLIVVGYDLLKSSFKILMLFTPEKIAVKEIVKVVNNLPEVKSIHHVHVWQLNEEETHLEAHIDFDNDIQVSRFGEILHMIENVLYDKFGINHVTLQPEYNKNDSKDIIVQD; this comes from the coding sequence ATGGTAAAAACGCACGCTCATAACCATCATACACATTCACATCCAAAATTAAGAGGGCGTAACTTATTAGTTTCTATTTTATTAAACATTGTAATTACGGTTGCACAGGTTATAGGTGGTATAGTTTCAGGAAGTCTTTCTTTACTATCAGATGCACTTCATAATTTTAGTGATGTACTTTCTTTGATTGTTAGTTTTTTTGCCAATAGATTAGCAAAAAAGGAAGCATCTATTCAAAGAACTTTTGGATTTAAAAGAGCAGAAATAATGGCTGCTTTTATAAATGCCTCTACGCTTATTGTTGTGGCTATTTTTTTGGTTGTAGAAGCGATAGAGAGACTGCAAAACCCACAAGAAATTACAACTCAGACGGTCATTATATTATCTTCTGTGGCTATTGTAGGTAATGGTATAAGTGTTTTGTTGTTAAAAAAAGATAGTAAGGTGAATATGAATATGAGATCTGCATATTTACACCTTATTACTGATATGATGGCGTCAGTTGCAGTTTTGTTAGGAGGGTTATTAATGAAATTTTATCAAATATTTTGGATAGATAGCCTCCTTACTTTTATTATCGCTATTTATTTGATTGTTGTTGGATATGATTTATTAAAATCGTCTTTTAAAATATTAATGTTATTTACTCCAGAAAAAATTGCTGTAAAAGAGATTGTAAAAGTTGTGAATAATTTACCAGAAGTTAAAAGTATTCATCACGTACACGTATGGCAGCTTAATGAAGAAGAAACACATCTAGAGGCACATATAGATTTTGATAATGATATTCAGGTGTCCAGATTCGGAGAAATACTTCATATGATAGAAAATGTATTATATGATAAATTTGGTATAAACCATGTTACTTTACAACCGGAGTATAACAAAAATGATAGTAAAGATATTATCGTACAAGACTGA
- the folB gene encoding dihydroneopterin aldolase has protein sequence MGLITLKNIKIYAYHGCLVEEKKIGSDYRVDLKIKANLNTSAHSDHLADTVDYVHLNHIVKEEMAIRSKLLEHAAERILTRILDELPLVDKATVDVSKINPPIGGNVQMVTITRSKKR, from the coding sequence GTGGGATTAATTACGCTTAAAAACATCAAGATATATGCTTATCATGGGTGTCTGGTAGAAGAAAAAAAAATTGGTTCTGATTATAGGGTTGACTTAAAAATTAAAGCAAATCTTAATACGTCTGCTCACTCTGATCATCTTGCTGACACTGTTGATTATGTGCATCTTAATCATATTGTTAAAGAAGAAATGGCTATTCGTTCTAAATTACTTGAACATGCTGCGGAACGAATTTTAACTCGTATATTAGATGAGTTACCTTTGGTAGATAAAGCAACAGTTGATGTTTCTAAAATTAACCCACCAATTGGAGGAAATGTACAGATGGTTACAATTACTAGAAGTAAAAAAAGATAA
- a CDS encoding head GIN domain-containing protein, which yields MKKVVFLSLVFVVSMLNAQKVITKNVGDFNELKVFDKIEVKLINGSENKVEISGISRKEVDVVIKDNVLKIKMSLSNTWDTNDTNVTVYYTDISKLDVNEGAKIMVKGVVTASELDLRAQEGGDIYAEIKTDKLLARAVSGGGLHLEGSAEEQEVTVKAGGQFISEDLKTVRTQVKISAGGRANVNASDYVKANTAAGGTIRIYGNPKEVDGKKVFGGKIIEVN from the coding sequence ATGAAAAAAGTAGTATTTCTTTCGTTAGTATTTGTTGTATCCATGCTGAATGCTCAAAAGGTTATAACAAAAAATGTAGGAGATTTTAATGAACTTAAAGTCTTTGATAAAATAGAAGTTAAACTTATCAATGGATCAGAAAATAAGGTAGAAATATCAGGTATTAGTAGAAAGGAAGTGGATGTAGTTATTAAAGATAATGTTCTAAAAATCAAAATGTCTTTAAGTAATACCTGGGATACCAATGATACCAATGTTACGGTGTATTATACAGATATTTCAAAATTAGATGTAAATGAAGGAGCTAAGATAATGGTGAAAGGTGTAGTAACGGCTTCAGAATTGGATCTAAGAGCACAAGAAGGTGGTGATATATATGCAGAAATAAAAACTGATAAATTATTAGCACGAGCTGTTAGCGGAGGAGGATTACATTTAGAAGGAAGCGCTGAAGAACAGGAAGTAACTGTTAAGGCTGGAGGACAATTTATTTCAGAAGACTTAAAAACAGTAAGAACACAAGTAAAGATTAGTGCCGGTGGTAGAGCAAATGTTAATGCTAGTGACTACGTAAAAGCTAATACAGCTGCAGGTGGTACTATAAGAATTTATGGAAACCCAAAAGAAGTTGATGGAAAAAAAGTATTTGGAGGTAAAATTATAGAGGTAAACTAA
- a CDS encoding LysE family translocator, with the protein MFQDAQAAIFLGFILAFLIGPVFFVLLETAAIKGFRAALAVDLGVIFADIVFILIAYFSTNQILEKIKDDPALFIFGGMLLATYGSISFIKERKNYNKLRDTSVEIINKHNYFMLFFKGFLLNFINIGVLAFWIGIIVVAGPQMDMDTNRIVLFFVMVLCTYLFIDILKMLLAKRLKRKLTPKRTYIIKRAISMIMVVFGVFLILKGVLPDTMEKKIQDKIEKIRPDASFK; encoded by the coding sequence ATGTTTCAAGACGCTCAAGCAGCAATATTTTTAGGATTTATATTAGCCTTTTTGATTGGGCCAGTATTTTTTGTTTTGCTAGAAACTGCGGCTATAAAGGGATTTAGAGCAGCATTAGCCGTGGACTTGGGAGTTATATTTGCGGATATAGTGTTTATCTTAATTGCGTATTTCAGTACAAATCAAATTTTAGAAAAAATAAAAGATGATCCCGCCTTGTTTATTTTTGGTGGGATGTTATTAGCTACGTATGGTTCTATTTCTTTTATTAAAGAAAGAAAAAATTATAACAAACTAAGAGATACTTCTGTAGAGATTATAAATAAGCATAATTACTTTATGCTTTTTTTTAAAGGGTTTTTATTAAACTTTATAAATATTGGCGTTTTAGCTTTTTGGATTGGAATTATTGTAGTTGCAGGTCCTCAAATGGATATGGATACCAATAGAATTGTTCTATTTTTTGTGATGGTTCTTTGTACATATTTATTTATTGATATACTTAAAATGCTTTTAGCTAAACGTCTTAAAAGAAAATTAACTCCTAAACGCACATATATAATCAAAAGAGCGATTAGCATGATTATGGTAGTTTTTGGAGTTTTTCTGATTCTGAAAGGTGTTCTTCCTGATACTATGGAAAAGAAAATTCAGGATAAGATTGAAAAAATTAGACCAGATGCTAGTTTTAAATAA
- a CDS encoding DUF2007 domain-containing protein codes for MKDFITIATFTYPNDYAILRLLLEREGISYFFENETMIGVFPFYSNALGGINLKIHRKDQIKVQEIIDDLNTNSHLRII; via the coding sequence ATGAAAGATTTTATTACAATTGCAACCTTTACGTATCCAAACGATTATGCAATATTACGACTTCTTTTGGAAAGAGAAGGAATTTCTTATTTTTTTGAGAACGAAACAATGATCGGGGTCTTTCCTTTTTACTCAAACGCTCTAGGCGGTATAAATCTTAAAATTCATCGAAAGGATCAAATAAAAGTGCAAGAAATCATAGATGATCTTAACACGAATTCACACCTTAGAATTATATAA